In Mastigocladopsis repens PCC 10914, a single window of DNA contains:
- a CDS encoding CheR family methyltransferase: MQREQLEDIEIQLLLEGIYRYYGFDFRNYALASLKRRIWNIIQAEGLTSVSGLQEKVLHNPECMERFLYALSVNVTSMFRDPSFFLTFRKKVVPLLRTYPFIRIWHAGCSTGEEVYSMAILLHEEGLYHRCRLYATDINDMVLRKAKAGIFPLELMKGYTHNYLQAGGKKSFSEYYTAAYNNAIFSSYLKENMVFSQHNLATDNSFNEFNIIFCRNVLIYFNQSLQVRVHNLFYESFVKFGILGLGRQETLKFTPHEKDYEELESGEKLYRRIW, encoded by the coding sequence ATGCAAAGGGAGCAGCTCGAAGATATTGAAATTCAATTGCTATTAGAAGGGATATATCGTTACTACGGGTTTGATTTTAGAAATTATGCTTTGGCTTCACTCAAACGGCGCATTTGGAACATAATTCAAGCTGAAGGCTTAACCAGTGTTTCAGGACTGCAAGAAAAAGTTCTCCATAACCCCGAATGTATGGAGAGATTTTTGTATGCTCTCTCGGTTAACGTAACGAGTATGTTTCGTGACCCTAGCTTTTTTCTAACATTTAGAAAAAAAGTGGTGCCACTCTTACGAACTTATCCTTTTATTCGTATTTGGCACGCTGGATGTTCCACTGGTGAGGAAGTTTATTCTATGGCAATTTTACTACATGAAGAGGGGCTTTATCACCGTTGCCGATTGTACGCTACTGATATCAACGACATGGTATTACGAAAAGCTAAAGCTGGAATTTTTCCACTTGAATTGATGAAAGGTTATACTCATAACTATTTACAAGCAGGTGGAAAAAAATCTTTTTCAGAGTATTATACAGCAGCATACAATAATGCTATATTTTCTTCATATCTTAAAGAAAATATGGTTTTCTCACAGCATAATTTGGCTACAGATAATTCCTTTAATGAATTTAATATTATTTTTTGTCGCAATGTCTTAATTTACTTTAATCAATCGTTACAAGTAAGGGTTCATAATCTTTTTTATGAAAGCTTTGTTAAGTTTGGAATTTTAGGTTTGGGACGTCAGGAAACGCTCAAGTTCACTCCGCATGAGAAAGACTATGAGGAGTTAGAAAGTGGGGAAAAACTTTACCGGAGAATTTGGTAA
- a CDS encoding chemotaxis protein CheB: MTCQLIVVGASLGGLHALEVLLGGLPTNFPVPIAIVQHRHKTSDNKLRVILQQHTGLVVMEPQDKEEIVPGYIYVAPADYHLMVEAKSDTVPYPYFSLSIDAPVTYSRPSIDVLFETAADAYAEKLLGVLLTGANQDGTEGMKKIKVRGGKTVVEEPSTAVCPTMPQAAIAAGVVDKVLPLVEIAPFLLKICTF; the protein is encoded by the coding sequence ATGACTTGTCAACTCATTGTTGTCGGTGCCTCCTTAGGAGGGTTACACGCCCTTGAAGTCTTGCTGGGTGGATTACCAACAAACTTCCCAGTACCTATAGCAATTGTCCAACATCGTCACAAAACTTCGGACAATAAATTGAGAGTCATATTGCAGCAGCATACTGGTTTGGTTGTTATGGAGCCTCAAGATAAAGAAGAAATCGTGCCTGGTTACATCTATGTAGCTCCAGCAGATTATCATTTGATGGTAGAAGCCAAAAGTGACACGGTTCCTTATCCTTACTTTTCCTTGTCTATTGATGCTCCTGTGACTTATTCGCGACCGTCAATAGATGTGCTATTTGAAACCGCAGCGGATGCTTATGCAGAAAAATTGCTTGGTGTACTCTTGACAGGAGCGAATCAGGATGGTACTGAAGGAATGAAAAAAATCAAGGTACGCGGCGGCAAAACTGTGGTAGAGGAACCTTCAACAGCAGTATGTCCGACAATGCCTCAAGCGGCAATAGCAGCTGGTGTCGTTGATAAAGTTCTACCTTTGGTAGAAATTGCCCCTTTCTTACTGAAAATTTGTACTTTTTGA
- a CDS encoding hybrid sensor histidine kinase/response regulator yields MSFEPKVNVLLVDDHPENLLALEAILESLGQNLVRATSGAEALRCLLNQDFAVILLDVQMPDMDGFETATLIRQRERSRYTPIIFLTAYSTSDKMVYKGYSLGAVDYLFKPIEPEILKSKVAAFVDLFQKTNEVKRQAAQLAAMNGELRKREEMFRSLSACSPVGIFLTDTLGRCTYINPRYQAIYGMTLEESLGDGWTRAIHPQDRERIIADWYAVSSEGEEYTGEFRTLTPAGIERWVHMSSSPMLCDQGEVIGYVGTIEDITERKQAEEEHIKLIREQTARQEAETANRLKDEFLATLSHELRTPLTSILGWSRLLRQRKFDEKAIARALETIERNASLQAQLIDDILDVSRIIRGKLHLNLCPVNLTSVISTVVNSVRPEAEAKNIQLGYVIEPAAQENGRSGDGEMERLAEQVTPSQAAPSPFLVFGDINRLQQVVWNLLNNALKFTPEGGKVEVRLLISPEFPVLSSESSSKLISPQQPQELIGGELAQAKSSSVLLQVSDTGSGISPDFLPHVFDRFRQADGSITRNQGGLGLGLAIVRYLVEMHGGSVHAESPGVGQGATFTVKLPLVETGTAKKEGERGGWVVGEVEGDREVEGLGSSGRSQHPSGISYAYGTPTANGEAAPTQSPGSGNPPAAPQFLHEGNPPPLAVAPRGARHCSLSHRAEVSELEATGVGVGGQWGGVEKNLSPSYACSTARPNKDATGTPHHLVTSSPHRSPLKDLQVLVVDDDTDTRDFVTTMLQQFGATVTSVASVRQALSAIEKSLPDVLVSDIGMPEEDGYTLIREVRNLEPEIGGHIPAIALTAYVREQDCTRALESGFQMYVTKPVEPANLINAIAKMAQRNCPL; encoded by the coding sequence ATGTCATTTGAACCGAAAGTAAACGTCCTGTTGGTAGATGACCATCCAGAAAATTTATTAGCCCTAGAGGCAATTTTAGAAAGCCTGGGTCAAAATTTGGTGAGGGCGACATCCGGTGCGGAAGCCCTGCGATGTTTGCTCAATCAGGATTTTGCGGTCATTCTGCTGGATGTGCAGATGCCAGATATGGATGGGTTCGAGACAGCAACACTCATTCGACAGCGAGAGCGATCGCGTTATACGCCAATTATTTTTCTCACAGCCTATAGCACCAGCGACAAGATGGTGTATAAAGGTTATTCCCTTGGGGCTGTGGACTACCTCTTCAAGCCCATAGAGCCAGAAATTTTAAAATCCAAGGTAGCGGCATTTGTTGATCTGTTCCAGAAAACGAATGAGGTCAAGCGACAAGCGGCACAACTAGCAGCAATGAATGGCGAACTAAGAAAGCGTGAAGAGATGTTTCGCTCTTTAAGTGCTTGCTCGCCAGTAGGAATTTTTCTAACAGATACATTAGGTCGATGTACATATATTAACCCACGCTATCAAGCAATCTACGGTATGACGCTTGAGGAGAGCTTAGGCGACGGTTGGACGCGTGCAATTCATCCACAAGACCGAGAACGGATTATTGCCGACTGGTATGCCGTATCCAGTGAAGGTGAGGAATACACGGGAGAATTTCGCACACTGACCCCTGCAGGAATTGAGCGTTGGGTTCATATGTCCTCATCTCCGATGCTCTGTGATCAAGGCGAAGTCATTGGTTATGTTGGCACAATAGAAGATATTACGGAGCGCAAACAAGCAGAAGAAGAACACATCAAGTTAATCCGCGAACAAACAGCACGACAAGAGGCTGAGACAGCAAACCGCCTCAAGGACGAGTTTTTAGCAACCCTTTCCCACGAACTTCGTACACCCTTAACTTCAATACTAGGTTGGTCTAGACTGCTGCGCCAGCGAAAATTTGATGAAAAAGCCATTGCTCGCGCCTTAGAAACAATTGAACGCAACGCTTCTTTACAGGCACAACTCATTGACGATATTTTAGATGTCTCGCGGATTATACGTGGCAAGCTGCATTTGAATCTCTGTCCGGTTAACTTAACATCTGTCATTTCAACAGTTGTCAATAGCGTGCGCCCAGAAGCTGAGGCAAAAAATATTCAACTTGGGTATGTCATTGAACCCGCCGCCCAAGAGAATGGGAGGTCGGGAGATGGGGAGATGGAGAGATTGGCAGAACAAGTCACTCCATCACAGGCAGCGCCCTCTCCCTTTCTCGTTTTTGGCGATATAAACCGCTTGCAGCAAGTTGTTTGGAATTTACTAAATAATGCGCTTAAGTTCACACCCGAAGGCGGAAAGGTTGAAGTGCGGCTGTTAATCAGTCCTGAGTTCCCAGTCCTGAGTTCAGAGTCTAGCTCAAAACTCATTAGCCCACAGCAACCTCAGGAGTTAATAGGAGGAGAACTCGCCCAGGCAAAAAGTTCCTCAGTACTGCTTCAGGTAAGCGATACAGGTAGTGGCATCAGCCCAGATTTTCTTCCCCATGTTTTTGACCGTTTTCGTCAAGCTGATGGTAGCATTACCAGAAACCAAGGTGGGCTGGGACTAGGACTAGCAATTGTACGTTATCTAGTGGAAATGCATGGGGGTAGCGTTCATGCCGAAAGTCCCGGAGTAGGACAGGGAGCAACTTTTACCGTGAAGCTGCCGCTTGTAGAAACAGGGACAGCAAAAAAGGAGGGGGAGAGGGGGGGCTGGGTCGTAGGCGAAGTAGAGGGAGATAGGGAGGTGGAGGGTTTGGGGTCTTCAGGAAGGAGCCAGCACCCTTCGGGTATTTCCTATGCCTACGGCACACCTACGGCGAACGGAGAGGCTGCGCCAACGCAGTCGCCTGGGTCGGGAAACCCTCCTGCTGCGCCGCAGTTTCTACATGAGGGAAACCCTCCTCCGTTAGCGGTAGCTCCTCGCGGAGCGAGGCACTGCTCGCTGTCTCACCGTGCGGAAGTTTCCGAGCTTGAGGCGACTGGCGTTGGGGTTGGGGGGCAATGGGGTGGTGTGGAGAAAAACCTTTCCCCATCCTATGCCTGCAGCACGGCTAGGCCGAACAAAGACGCTACGGGAACACCTCATCACCTCGTCACCTCATCCCCTCATCGCTCTCCCCTTAAGGATTTGCAGGTGCTCGTCGTTGATGACGATACCGATACACGAGATTTCGTCACTACCATGTTGCAACAATTTGGGGCTACAGTGACATCTGTTGCTTCAGTACGACAAGCACTTTCAGCCATCGAAAAATCGCTACCTGATGTCCTGGTAAGTGATATTGGAATGCCAGAGGAGGACGGCTACACCTTAATTCGTGAAGTGAGAAACCTGGAACCTGAGATAGGAGGGCATATACCAGCTATTGCCTTGACAGCCTATGTCAGAGAACAAGATTGTACGCGAGCATTGGAGTCTGGCTTTCAGATGTACGTAACCAAGCCAGTAGAACCAGCTAACTTGATTAATGCAATAGCAAAAATGGCGCAACGCAACTGTCCACTTTAA
- the ald gene encoding alanine dehydrogenase → MEIGVPKETKDQEFRVGLSPSSVRVLQENGHTVFVETQAGLGAGFTDDDYTSAGAQIVTTPDAAWNRQLVIKVKEPLELEYKFLQKEQILFTYLHLAADRKLTEHLIDCGVTAIAYETVEQPGNNKLPLLTPMSIIAGRLSVQFGARFLERQQGGRGVLLGGVPGVRPGKVVILGGGVVGTEAAKIAVGMGAAVQIIDVNVERLAYLESLFGSRVELLYSNSAHIETAVKDADLLIGAVLVPGRRAPILVSRNLVKQMRPGSVIVDVAVDQGGCVETLHPTSHTNPVYLEEGVVHYGVPNMPGAVPWTSTQALNNSTLPYVLQLANLGIKALANNQALAKGLNVQDHRLVHPAVQEVFPDLVA, encoded by the coding sequence ATGGAAATTGGTGTTCCTAAAGAAACGAAGGATCAAGAGTTTCGGGTTGGGTTAAGTCCTTCTAGTGTACGAGTCTTACAGGAAAATGGTCATACAGTTTTCGTAGAAACTCAAGCAGGTCTTGGTGCTGGCTTTACAGATGATGACTACACAAGCGCTGGCGCTCAGATAGTTACCACCCCAGATGCTGCTTGGAACCGCCAACTCGTTATTAAAGTCAAAGAACCACTCGAGCTTGAGTATAAATTTTTGCAGAAGGAGCAAATTTTGTTTACCTATCTGCATTTAGCAGCAGACAGAAAGTTAACCGAACATCTGATTGATTGCGGTGTGACGGCGATCGCCTACGAAACCGTAGAACAACCAGGAAACAACAAATTACCTCTGCTCACTCCCATGAGCATTATTGCGGGTCGCTTATCGGTACAATTTGGGGCAAGGTTCCTAGAGCGCCAGCAAGGTGGTAGAGGGGTTTTGTTGGGCGGTGTTCCCGGAGTCAGACCAGGCAAAGTCGTGATTTTGGGTGGCGGTGTCGTGGGTACAGAAGCCGCTAAAATTGCTGTGGGTATGGGTGCTGCTGTCCAGATTATAGATGTTAATGTCGAGCGCCTAGCCTATCTAGAAAGCTTATTTGGTTCTAGAGTAGAACTACTTTACAGCAACTCCGCCCATATTGAAACCGCAGTCAAAGACGCTGACTTGCTCATTGGTGCTGTTTTAGTACCGGGACGCAGAGCACCCATCCTTGTATCACGCAATTTGGTTAAACAAATGCGTCCTGGTTCTGTGATAGTCGATGTTGCTGTTGACCAAGGCGGTTGCGTGGAAACTTTACACCCCACATCCCACACGAATCCTGTCTATCTTGAAGAGGGTGTGGTACATTATGGTGTCCCTAATATGCCAGGGGCAGTCCCTTGGACTTCCACCCAAGCACTGAACAATAGCACTCTACCATATGTATTGCAGTTAGCGAATTTGGGTATAAAGGCACTGGCAAATAACCAAGCATTAGCCAAAGGTTTGAACGTACAAGATCATCGCTTAGTTCATCCGGCTGTGCAAGAGGTTTTTCCTGACTTGGTGGCGTAG
- a CDS encoding chlorophyll a/b-binding protein has product MTQPQPSVTPKLEEPKFGFNEYAERLNGRAAMVGFMIMVVIEYVTNQGVLSWLGLR; this is encoded by the coding sequence ATGACACAACCACAGCCGAGCGTGACTCCCAAACTGGAGGAGCCAAAGTTCGGGTTTAATGAATATGCTGAACGTTTGAATGGTCGAGCTGCTATGGTTGGCTTCATGATTATGGTGGTGATTGAATACGTCACCAACCAAGGCGTGTTATCATGGCTCGGTCTTAGATAA
- a CDS encoding WD40 repeat domain-containing protein, which produces MNNSHNSQIKKANRPDSQMTSAKNFMMFMSVAGAVAIAPLIRIPSAIPAQAQIIPVAQPTTSFANPQLIYTLTEHLGTITSLAFTPDSRTLVSGGSQNDGVIRLWDTTTGKRTGIISRAHKTAVESMIISPDGQTLASCSDDNTINLWNLKNNKFTRSFVGHTSNVLSLAVTPNGKVLVSGALDGIRMWDLLQQRPLATLTRFDNLIYTLAISPDGQTLASGDNIGVIKLWDLGTGKLIRTVPAAHSNTVTKLAFTPDGNTLISASRDRTIKLWNVTTGELVSTLTGHNSWVNAIAINPNGQTLASAGRDGIKLWNLPSGELLNTLYGHTDWVSAIAFSPDGTKLASGGFDRRVNIWQGL; this is translated from the coding sequence ATGAATAACTCTCACAATTCCCAAATCAAAAAGGCGAACCGTCCTGATTCTCAGATGACCAGTGCCAAAAATTTTATGATGTTTATGAGCGTAGCAGGTGCTGTTGCCATTGCTCCCCTGATCCGAATACCATCTGCCATCCCTGCTCAGGCTCAAATTATACCTGTCGCCCAACCTACCACGAGCTTTGCTAATCCACAACTGATTTACACTCTAACAGAGCATTTGGGAACTATTACATCCCTTGCCTTCACTCCAGATAGCCGCACTCTTGTCAGCGGTGGCTCCCAAAACGATGGTGTCATTCGTTTGTGGGATACAACAACTGGCAAAAGGACTGGAATTATCAGCAGAGCACATAAAACAGCGGTAGAATCTATGATCATTTCGCCAGATGGTCAAACTCTTGCTAGTTGCAGTGACGACAACACCATTAACCTGTGGAACCTGAAAAACAATAAATTTACCCGCTCCTTTGTAGGTCATACGAGCAATGTGCTCTCCTTAGCAGTCACTCCAAATGGTAAAGTTCTCGTCAGCGGTGCATTAGACGGGATTCGGATGTGGGATTTGCTACAGCAGCGCCCACTTGCTACTCTAACACGCTTTGATAACCTGATTTATACACTGGCAATTAGTCCTGACGGTCAGACTCTAGCAAGTGGTGACAACATTGGTGTCATTAAACTATGGGATTTGGGGACTGGAAAATTAATCCGTACAGTTCCAGCCGCACACTCCAATACAGTCACTAAACTAGCGTTTACCCCAGATGGCAATACCTTGATTAGTGCTAGCCGCGATCGCACGATTAAACTCTGGAATGTCACCACCGGAGAATTAGTTAGCACCCTGACAGGACACAACAGTTGGGTCAATGCTATTGCTATCAACCCAAACGGACAAACTCTTGCAAGTGCTGGTAGAGATGGAATTAAGTTGTGGAATTTACCGTCAGGCGAGTTATTAAATACACTTTACGGACATACAGACTGGGTGAGCGCTATAGCCTTTAGTCCTGATGGCACAAAGCTTGCCAGTGGTGGATTTGACAGAAGAGTCAATATTTGGCAAGGATTGTAA
- a CDS encoding MBL fold metallo-hydrolase — MAHLNLRRPQNVSGDFYVDTSCIDCDTCRWMAPEVFTEDDEQSAVYHQPTNEKERLAALQALLACPTSSIGTIEKHQDVKIAQLSFPIAVEDNVYHCGYHSENSYGAASYFIQRPEGNILIDSPRFTPPLIQRLEEMGGIRYMYLTHRDDVADHQKFAEHFQCDRILHKDDISAGTRSVEIQLTGTEPFEFAPDVLIIPVPGHSKGHTVLLYNKKFLFTGDHLAWSERLKQLIAFRDYCWYSWSEQIKSMHKLAHYSFEWVLPGHGRRYHGDAETMRQQMHKCLELMETV, encoded by the coding sequence ATGGCTCATTTAAATCTGCGTCGTCCGCAAAATGTCAGTGGCGATTTTTATGTCGATACTTCCTGCATTGATTGTGATACCTGCCGCTGGATGGCCCCAGAGGTGTTTACGGAAGATGATGAACAGTCGGCGGTGTATCACCAACCAACTAACGAAAAGGAAAGATTGGCAGCACTCCAAGCTCTTTTAGCTTGCCCCACCAGTTCTATTGGTACAATTGAAAAGCATCAAGATGTTAAAATTGCTCAACTGAGTTTTCCTATTGCTGTAGAGGATAATGTCTACCATTGCGGCTACCACTCGGAAAATTCCTACGGTGCTGCTAGCTACTTTATTCAGCGACCTGAAGGTAACATTCTGATAGATTCCCCTCGATTTACGCCGCCACTAATACAGCGTTTGGAAGAGATGGGGGGAATTCGTTATATGTACCTGACTCACAGAGATGATGTGGCAGATCATCAAAAGTTTGCTGAACATTTTCAGTGCGATCGCATTCTCCACAAAGATGACATCTCTGCTGGTACTCGCAGTGTAGAAATTCAGCTGACAGGGACAGAACCATTTGAGTTTGCTCCCGATGTATTAATTATCCCGGTTCCTGGGCACAGCAAAGGACACACCGTTCTACTTTACAATAAAAAATTTCTGTTTACTGGCGACCATCTTGCTTGGTCTGAGAGACTCAAGCAACTAATTGCTTTCCGCGATTACTGCTGGTACTCTTGGTCAGAACAGATTAAATCCATGCATAAGCTAGCTCATTACTCTTTTGAGTGGGTTCTACCTGGTCATGGTCGCAGGTATCATGGTGATGCTGAAACGATGCGTCAGCAAATGCACAAGTGTCTTGAGTTGATGGAAACTGTTTAA
- a CDS encoding heme o synthase — MIETNVSRHHQTFLQVIQSYYQLTKPRIIPLLLITTAGSMWIAAKGEVNPLLLLVTLTGGTLAAASAQTINCVYDRDIDYDMERTRHRPLPSGRIQSRDALIFASALAVVSFTLLSVFANLLAALLAMSGIVFYVLIYTHLLKRHSTQNIVIGGAAGAIPALVGWAAVTGTLSWAAWLIFAIVFLWTPPHFWSLALMIRDDYAKVGVPMLPVVEGTTVTVRQIWIYTLITVAATFLLVYPLQVSGIVYGTVALWLGGLFTYKAWQLLQNPEDRNLAKGLFLFSISYMMLLCLAMVVDSLPITHHVIDVVVDKVHLLVG; from the coding sequence ATGATTGAGACTAATGTCTCTCGCCACCATCAAACATTTCTACAAGTTATTCAAAGCTACTACCAGCTAACAAAGCCTAGGATTATCCCTTTGCTACTCATTACTACTGCTGGAAGTATGTGGATTGCAGCTAAGGGAGAGGTGAACCCATTGCTGTTGCTAGTTACTCTTACTGGTGGCACTTTGGCAGCTGCTAGCGCCCAGACGATTAACTGTGTCTATGACCGAGATATTGATTATGACATGGAGCGCACGCGCCATCGTCCTCTGCCTTCCGGTAGAATCCAGTCGCGAGATGCTCTGATTTTTGCTAGCGCTTTGGCTGTCGTTTCCTTTACCTTACTTTCCGTATTTGCCAACCTACTAGCCGCCCTGCTAGCAATGTCGGGCATTGTGTTCTATGTACTAATTTATACGCATCTCTTAAAACGCCATAGCACTCAAAATATTGTGATTGGTGGGGCAGCAGGTGCAATTCCGGCATTGGTAGGTTGGGCTGCTGTGACAGGTACGTTAAGTTGGGCAGCATGGTTAATCTTTGCGATTGTCTTTTTGTGGACACCGCCTCATTTTTGGTCGCTTGCTTTGATGATTCGGGATGATTACGCAAAAGTTGGCGTACCAATGCTACCAGTGGTAGAAGGGACTACAGTAACAGTACGCCAGATTTGGATCTACACCCTAATTACGGTAGCAGCAACGTTTTTACTGGTTTATCCCTTACAGGTAAGTGGGATTGTCTATGGGACAGTTGCCTTATGGCTAGGGGGACTATTTACTTACAAAGCTTGGCAATTGTTGCAAAATCCAGAAGACCGTAACTTAGCTAAAGGGCTATTTCTCTTTTCCATCTCATACATGATGTTGTTGTGTCTTGCCATGGTAGTTGATAGCCTTCCCATCACTCATCATGTGATTGACGTTGTGGTAGATAAGGTGCATCTACTTGTAGGCTAA
- a CDS encoding COX15/CtaA family protein yields MSEFVLEQQNITTAPQQVPQERIRRLVWRMCVATLILMAIGSATRVMNAGLACPDWPLCYGELVPTKQMNFQVFLEWFHRLDAALIGVSAIALVGLSWWHRRSLPKWLPWASTFALFLIVFQGVLGGLTVTELLRFDIVTAHLGTALLFFTTLLVIGTALIPYQGTGTVGNLPYVGLTAAILVYLQSLLGALVGSRWALHQCFGISQLCAVMYSHIAGVVPPTVATLAVVFLSWRTPALHPTLRRLANVAAGLLIIQLILGVATFRLHLQVEPLTVSHQAVGAALLGTLVVFTVLALRDWATSRGINATSISIEASTTSEQATGLNP; encoded by the coding sequence ATGAGCGAATTTGTCCTAGAACAACAAAACATAACGACTGCGCCGCAGCAGGTTCCACAGGAACGAATTCGTCGCTTGGTGTGGAGAATGTGTGTAGCCACCCTGATTTTGATGGCAATAGGCAGTGCCACCCGTGTGATGAATGCTGGGCTTGCTTGCCCTGATTGGCCTTTGTGCTATGGGGAACTTGTGCCAACCAAGCAAATGAATTTCCAGGTTTTCTTGGAGTGGTTTCATCGGTTGGATGCGGCATTGATTGGTGTAAGCGCGATCGCACTTGTTGGATTGTCTTGGTGGCATCGTCGCTCTCTACCTAAATGGCTTCCTTGGGCATCGACATTCGCCCTATTTTTAATCGTTTTTCAAGGTGTCTTGGGCGGACTGACTGTAACTGAACTTTTGCGGTTTGATATAGTGACTGCCCACTTAGGAACAGCGCTGTTATTTTTCACGACGCTATTGGTCATCGGCACCGCACTCATTCCCTACCAAGGAACAGGAACCGTTGGTAACTTGCCGTATGTTGGTTTAACAGCAGCTATTTTGGTTTATCTGCAAAGTCTACTAGGTGCCTTGGTAGGTTCTCGCTGGGCGCTACACCAATGCTTTGGCATATCTCAACTGTGTGCTGTGATGTACAGTCATATTGCTGGTGTCGTGCCGCCAACAGTGGCAACATTAGCAGTCGTGTTTCTTTCTTGGCGTACACCAGCACTGCATCCTACTTTACGACGACTGGCAAATGTAGCAGCTGGGTTATTGATTATACAACTTATCTTAGGAGTTGCTACTTTCCGGTTGCATCTTCAAGTCGAACCACTCACCGTCTCTCACCAAGCTGTAGGAGCGGCTTTGCTAGGTACTTTAGTCGTTTTCACAGTTCTAGCACTGCGCGACTGGGCGACTAGTCGTGGGATCAACGCTACCAGCATCAGTATCGAAGCAAGCACTACAAGCGAACAAGCAACTGGATTGAATCCATAA